The stretch of DNA AGGTGTCGGGGTGGGCCTGACATACCGGGGGGCTGCCCTGAGGTACTGGGGAGCCGCTCGCAACCTGGCCGCAGCAGCGCTCTGCTCACCTGCCACATCCCCCCGCAGCCGCAGGGCCTGGGCCCGGTTGTTGTAGCCCGAGGCGCGCTCGGGCAGCAGGCGTATGGCCTCGCTGAACCGCTCCAGGGCCGTGCTCACATCTCCTGACTCGGCGGCAGAGACACCCTGCAGCTCCAGGTCCcggacctgctccagcagctccggTGCGAAGGCTTCCCCTGTGGCGGCGTGAAGGGGAGGCCTTGGCCGGGGAAGTGGCCAGCACCAGGACAGCCCAGGGGGCGCAGCCCCGCTGCCCATCCCGCAGCCCCCGTCCCAGCGTGCAGGGTCTGGCCtcgggcaggggctgctcccagctggCAGAGCCACCTCacctcaccttcctcctgggcctcctcctcctcctcgtcgtCCAGCCCAGGGATATCCCCAAAAGGGGTGCTGGGGTTAAAGATGGTCTGCAGGACAGCCCTGTCATTTGCCGTGGCCATGGTGCCCTCTGTACCGAGACCCCGCATCTGGGCGCCGGCGGGCTGCCTCCAGCAGGTTAATGTTCACACCACTGGCACCGCGTCACCCTTCCCCATCCTATCCCAGCCCTGGCGTGAGGTCCCGCCGCCTGGCCGCTTACTGAAGGCAGCGGCCCAGCTGGAAGACCCGCAGCTTCCCACAGTGACCTGCACATGCCGGCAGTGGTGAGCCGGAGCCAAGCACCTTTCTGCTGAAAACCCACCGCTGGCACCGTCCGCGGTAGTTTCCAGGAGGAGCATCAGCGACACAGGGGAAGTGGCTTCTCACCCCTCAAGAAGAAATCGAGAGCAACCCTCTGCAGCAATAAACTTGACATGTTTATTAATTAAACTatcacttaaataaaaaaaagtgcatagaaaataaacatgtttaaaaactcctttttttgtttttttacaactatgtacacatttttatttttacattcagtCTTTTGCAgagctttcagcattttttttaaactattaaagtatttccttcttccctgtGACAGGGAGTTAACACTGATGTACTTTAGACAcgtttcctctttttttttttttttttaaaaaaaaaaaaaaataacaaccaGAAGCTTGgaagaacacaagaaaaaaaaaaaaaacagaagagatttgTTATACATGATAAGTTGtcaagaaatgtatttctagAACATAACCTTGCCTttgcagagctttttttttttgcctttttttttttttttttgaaacaattaTTCACCTACCTGTATTTACTAAAGAGACTGTTAAGTTCAATAAAAGAAACACCACAAGTATAGTTCTCGGTTGATAGACAAAGCTACTGTACCTCGTTAAAAAGATACCAGGAAAGCACagagcacattttttttccctatatgCAGGTGGTACCCCAACATTCATAACcaaaacaagaggaagaaaaagaagaaaccaagtTGTACAAGTACTGACTGGTAACAAGAAGGGCTGGGAAAGGCCGAGCCGCCTGCTCCCGGCTCCCCGGTCCGGCAGCCCTCGCCCTGGGAGCTGCCGCCTGGTGGGGAACACCCGGTGTGGCTTTCCCGGCCGTCGTTAGCAACTGTAACACAATCCTTATCTATAGTGTTAAGAGAATTAAAAGCCATGGACCGATACTGAACTAGGCTTCGTTACACGGTGCATTACTATATTAGTTCCTATATATATCGTATTTATAGTTATAAAAAAAACTTGCGAGTGTCGCGAGTGGACCAGTAGTATGGGTTTGAATGGCATGATTCTGCACAAAGACCGTCTCGCTGAAGAACCTGGTAttgctttgaaatgaaagaaaaccagaaagaaaagataccCAGCCCTTTGCAATGACCcgcttttcctttaaaaaaaacaacacaaaacccatGTTGGTTTGTACGAAGAAAAATAAACGCCCTaaggttccttttttttttttttttttttttttcttcagtatttccaGATACCGTGATCTGCGTCAGTCCTTATAAAATATACATTCATACATGGGGAAGCTGTGCCGTGCTCGCCACCAGCCCGGGCGGGACAGGGTCGGGGGGCGGATGGCAGTGAGCCCACGCACTCTCCCCACCGCCGCTGCTGCCACTCGTCCCGAAGGGCCCAGGCTCACTGCGAGGCGCAGCACAGCTTCCCAGGGGTACAGACAGTTTCACTGGCCACAGCGGCTCCCGCTGAGGCAGCCGCGACGGgtatagcagcaaagcagacaGCCAGCCGGACCCGTGGGCTCGACCGGCCCTCACAGGAGGAGAGATGCCGGGCGCTTGGTTCTCAGGGGGCTCCTGTGGCATGCCACTTGCCCCCAAcccttctctgcttttccctaCGCCAGGTGGCTTTGGGCAGCGTTTCCCAGCCACAGCCGCCTCCTGCACGCAGCCAGGCAGAGGGAACTGATCTGCTTGCTGGGGAAGACGCTCCTCCTCCCCGTCATTGGGATGCAGCTGCAGCGCGGGCAAGAGGAAATGCAGCGGAGCTGAGCTACTCCGACAAATTCATGGGCTTCGCCAAGGCGAGGGCTGGCCCCCAGCACTGCCATCAGAAACAGGAAAGGACAAGGACCGAGAGCGGCTGTGCTCGGGGACACAGGGCTGAGGTCCCCCGGGCACAGGCTCTTTGGCGTCCTCAAGGTATGTGCGTTCCCACCAAACTGTCAGTGCATCAAATCATCTCAGTAACAAATGCAGCGTCAATTTGACTTTTCTTTCAACAGTTATCACCAAATAATCATCACACAGTGCAATAACGAAAGGAAACCGGCAGTTCTCGACCTTCCCAGCGCCGTGTTTCGTTCTCAGGTCAGAGGAAGAGGTCTTGGGCCCGAAGGGCGCGGATTCAGGGCGCCCCACTGCAAGCACTGGGGAGTCAGTAGGCGGCTCCCATCCCTTTCCCACTGACTGCCGAAGCCAATTCAGAGCAGCCGTCCAACCTGCCGGCTCCCGGAATGGCCGCTGATCTACCTGCAGGGACAGCTTGGAAAAGCAAGGGCACTTCCTGTGTTCCCTTCTCCATGGAAAGACTCCTTTGCCTTCAAGAGAGAGACTGCAGGACAAGGCACGTGGCCTGGACCAGTCCCCCAGCAGAAGAGGTATTGAGGGTcatgtctctctctttttatctcatttttccttctaaaatacACAGAGGATGCCGGCGTGGGGCCAGGCAGCATTGGGCCTCCTGCCTGGGTGCACGGACAGTCGTTCAGACAGAGTCAAACTCCTGCTAAGCTGGGCAGTTCTCCCTCCCGCCCCCATCTTGACGGGGAAATACAGTTTAAGGTCCAGCCAAACCTCCTGGAAACAGTTACTGAAGTCAAAAAGGCAGAAcaagagtaaaaaataaaaataatgtgtaCCCCCCCACACTCTGGAGAAAGGATCAGACTATGTCCAGCCATGTATTTCCTATAACCGtcctatgaaaataaaaaaaatcattaaaaagagATTCTCTTAAATTAGGATAATACCACTGTTTAAAAAGCCTCGTCATAAGTGCTTTCCCCTATGAAGTGCTTCTCatagaaaaatatacaaaatatatttacatttataaaacCTTAAATACTAAACTGTAAACAGAACAGAGTAAAATCCAATGTCATCGTTTGTTAGGCTTGGGGCTTTTTAcgtctttctctgtgttttgttttggaggcGCAGAGCGGACCCAGACGGGAGGAGGACTGACGCTGCTTTAACCAGGACAACAG from Haliaeetus albicilla chromosome 7, bHalAlb1.1, whole genome shotgun sequence encodes:
- the TTC36 gene encoding tetratricopeptide repeat protein 36, with protein sequence MRGLGTEGTMATANDRAVLQTIFNPSTPFGDIPGLDDEEEEEAQEEGEAFAPELLEQVRDLELQGVSAAESGDVSTALERFSEAIRLLPERASGYNNRAQALRLRGDVAGALRDLDVAIRLSRGCGHAACQSFVQRGLIHQLQARQEDARRDFERAARLGSAFARRQLVLLNPYSALCNQMLCEMLGRLRNPGGTGNE